A genomic segment from Salvelinus alpinus chromosome 8, SLU_Salpinus.1, whole genome shotgun sequence encodes:
- the LOC139583520 gene encoding bromodomain-containing protein 4-like isoform X2, whose product METDPALETCTESKAETGGEETREGPITRPSPLSPNRSTAAHTPTALTSTPPQLTSSCPPKLTPAPNPSTSTLTLTPTFTPFSSSTPTPNPPKLTPTPSSPPTLTCKTLPTLTSTVLNPTPTFTPTPPSLTPNPLTSKILTPRLTLPTLTPTLPTLKHSLSPSPTKLTHKPAPLPLTPPTLTPTAPLLTPSPSPPSPTVSAIPSLPPSVTHGKMSFAPGPSFFLTNGNARPPTTPTSPPITPFHTPASRQVPLPRPLGTPTLVQANQSISPVRPRVSQQALLLGRSPCSSRDQMLLRAQMLQSLTLRPSAPGTLTIPPSLRLKPPSSSLSPISRPLTPLFPPLRPRPQPSSMATDRQTPPTRHLSVPPPTLYTSVRSVPLRPRLHSPNGHRVVPPRHSPAMRPFAAAAAHQALPSRQCTVPATSLSSQSPPTQSTPGQSQLNSGSRPLPLGSSCFDRLPPASRQLQMIALSAGSTSRFSSQTRPAANTHTPPSVQSKCLVLESPPPQLDAQPQRTSDHASPPPTSSIHKANSPLPYPHYQARHIQSKGEVGRQGVREERERVGGEEVKMGEIEEGQSDKERVAGERKVTGEEKGIVEKRAERVGEKEDQRDREKEDQRDREKEDQRDREKEDQRDREKEDQRDRERVGEKGLLTRKEKGEAGGEEEWMERGKQYERLREMTGIEEEGGERMKIEGEEQRERMEVEEEEPGQKDAMKGEKEVGTTIDQDTPIDPHPNADPATQNHIHFNALSHTPHNPTSQNDTPPPSGSPIDLQRPTDCPIERPPDLPHKDQEDLCENMSTQSDNHSVLSSLSSQSPPASPCLTPPSDFPPPLLPVSPSHSETLSLSQSRSETLSLSEREPWTQRVWPEGGRRVLTHLVEGFVIHEGLQAFPVNRSSLLLGGQEGVSQNGNTEGAELLPLTDTPEPPEHFSESERVGVATDDPLTGTRERQRGVLQCESCGKRGHAHSFHRSKRYCSTSCARRLNVGMSKRLRALSAGSQPEGRRSEINKEESVPGKPLLLRLPREIWSAHRRDYEGEEGHAVPITTRLERRAARRARRASEPAMTPSNPTVTSTEPTPAQWSVAQVWDFIHTLPGCVEVAEAFRVQEIDGQALLLLTEDHLMTSMNIKLGPALKICAHINTLRHT is encoded by the exons atggagacagaccCTGCCTTGGAGACATGCACTGAGAGCAAagcagagacagggggagaggaaacACGAGAGGGACCCATCACGAGGCCCAGCCCCCTGTCCCCCAATAGGTCTACAGCTGCTCACACTCCTACAGCACTCACCTCTACTCCCCCTCAGCTTACTTCCTCCTGCCCTCCTAAACTCACCCCCGCCCCCAATCCCTCTACTAGTACACTCACCCTCACCCCTACGTTCACACCCTTTTCCTCCTCTACACCCACCCCCAATCCACCTAAACTGACCCCCACCCCCTCATCCCCCCCTACACTCACCTGTAAAACACTCCCTACCCTTACCTCTACAGTACTCAACCCCACCCCAACATTTACACCTACTCCTCCCTCACTTACTCCCAACCCCCTCACCTCTAAAATACTCACCCCCAGACTTACTCTCCCCACACTCACACCCACTCTACCTACACTCAAGCATTCCTTGTCTCCCTCGCCTACTAAACTCACTCACAAACCTgctcctctccccctcactccccccaccctcacccctactgcccctctactcaccccctctccctcacctccctcccccACTGTATCTGCGATCCCTTCTCTGCCCCCCTCTGTAACTCATGGCAAAATGTCCTTTGCTCCTGGGCCTTCCTTCTTCCTGACCAATGGGAATGCAAGGCCACCCACCACGCCCACCTCTCCACCAATCACGCCTTTCCATACCCCAGCCAGCAGACAG GTCCCTCTTCCTCGCCCCCTGGGTACGCCCACTCTGGTGCAAGCAAATCAGAGCATCTCGCCTGTTAGACCGAGGGTATCCCAGCAGGCCTTGCTCCTGGGTCGGAGTCCTTGTTCGAGCCGAGACCAGATGCTGCTCAGGGCCCAGATG CTCCAGAGTCTAACCCTGCGCCCCTCTGCTCCCGGCACTCTCACAATCCCCCCCTCTTTACGTCTcaaacctccctcctcctccctctctcctatctctcgtCCCCTTACACCCCTTTTCCCCCCTCTTCGGCCGCGCCCCCAGCCCAGTTCcatggcaacagacagacagaccccacCTACCCGGCACCTCTCAGTCCCGCCTCCAA CTCTCTACACTTCTGTGCGGTCTGTCCCTCTGAGACCCAGACTTCATTCTCCAAACGGCCACAGAGTGGTGCCCCCGAGACACAGCCCCGCCATGCGACcatttgctgctgctgctgcccatcAGGCCCTACCCAGCAGACAGTGTACAGTTCCAGCCACCAGTCTGTCATCTCAAAGCCCGCCCACACAGTCCACCCCTGGCCAATCGCAGCTCAACTCAGGCTCTAGGCCCCTTCCCTTGGGTTCTTCCTGTTTTGATCGGTTACCGCCGGCATCAAGGCAGCTGCAAATGATTGCCCTCTCCGCTGGCTCCACCAGCCGCTTCAGCAGCCAAACACGGCCTGCggccaacacacacaccccaccttcTGTCCAATCAAAGTGTCTGGTTCTTGAGTCCCCACCTCCTCAGCTCGATGCCCAACCACAGAGGACTTCTGACCACgcctctccccctcccacctcctccatccACAAAGCCAACTCACCCCTACCATACCCCCATTATCAGGCCAGACACATTCAGTCAAAAGGAGAAGTGGGTAGACAGGGggtaagggaggagagagagcgggtGGGGGGAGAGGAAGTAAAGATGGGGGAAATTGAAGAGGGGCAGAGCGATAAAGAGAGGGTGGCAGGAGAGAGAAAGGTAACAGGAGAGGAAAAAGGGATTGTTGAGAAGAGAgcggagagggtgggagagaaggaggaccagagagatagagagaaggaggaccagagagatagagagaaggaggaccagagagatagagagaaggaggaccagagagatagagagaaggaggaccagagagatagagagcgggtGGGAGAGAAGGGATTGCTGAcaagaaaggagaaaggagaggctggaggagaggaagaatggatggagagaggtaaACAAtatgagagactgagagagatgacaggaatagaggaggaggggggggaaaggatgaagatagagggagaggagcagagagaaaggatggaggtagaggaggaggagccgGGACAGAAAGATGCGatgaaaggagagaaggaggtggGGACTACCATTGACCAGGACACTCCGATAGACCCTCACCCCAATGCAGACCCGGCTACTCAGAATCACATACACTTCAAtgccctctcacacacacctcataacccCACCAGTCAGaacgacaccccccccccctcaggttCCCCCATAGACCTCCAGCGACCAACGGACTGTCCCATAGAGCGACCCCCAGACCTACCCCACAAGGACCAAGAGGACCTCTGTGAGAACATGTCCACTCAGTCTGACAACCACTCAG tcttgtccagtctctcctctcagtctcccCCTGCCTCACCCTGCCTCACCCCTCCATCTgacttccctcctcctctcctgcctgtTAGCCCCTCCCACTCAGAGACCCTCAGCCTATCACAGAGCCGCTCTGAGACCCTTAGCCTATCAGAGCGCGAGCCTTGGACACAGAGGGTGTGGCCAGAGGGCGGGAGGCGTGTCTTAACTCACCTGGTGGAGGGCTTCGTCATACACGAGGGGCTGCAGGCGTTcccg GTGAACCGCTCATCTCTGTTGTTGGGAGGGCAGGAGGGTGTCTCCCAGAATGGGAACACAGAGGGGGCGGAGTTATTACCATTGACAGACACACCAGAGCCACCGGAACATTTCAGCGAATCAGAACGAGTGGGTGTGGCCACAGATGACCCGCTGACAG gtaccagagagagacagaggggggtgtTACAGTGTGAGTCTTGTGGGAAGAGAGGCCATGCCCACTCCTTCCACCGCTCCAAAAGATACTGCTCCACTTCCTGTGCCCGCAG gcTTAATGTAGGGATGTCTAAACGTCTGCGTGCTCTGAGTGCAGGCAGCCAGCCAGAGGGGCGGCGCTCTGAGATAAACAAGGAGGAGTCTGTTCCTGGCAAGCCCCTCTTACTGCGACTG CCACGCGAAATATGGAGCGCCCATCGCCGTGACTACGAAGGGGAAGAAGGGCATGCTGTTCCCATAACGACCAGGCTGGAGCGCAGAGCGGCACGGAGGGCAAGGAGGGCATCAGAGCCAGCGATGACCCCTAGTAACCCCACCGTGACCTCTACTGAACCCACACCTGCACAGTGGAGTGTAGCGCAAGTCTGGGACTTTATacacacactgccag GTTGTGTGGAGGTTGCAGAGGCGTTCCGTGTTCAGGAGATAGACGGCCAGGCCCTGCTGCTGCTCACTGAGGACCACCTGATGACCAGCATGAACATCAAACTGGGACCAGCGCTCAAGATCTGTGCCCACAtcaacacactcagacacacgtag
- the LOC139583520 gene encoding bromodomain-containing protein 4-like isoform X3, with protein sequence METDPALETCTESKAETGGEETREGPITRPSPLSPNRSTAAHTPTALTSTPPQLTSSCPPKLTPAPNPSTSTLTLTPTFTPFSSSTPTPNPPKLTPTPSSPPTLTCKTLPTLTSTVLNPTPTFTPTPPSLTPNPLTSKILTPRLTLPTLTPTLPTLKHSLSPSPTKLTHKPAPLPLTPPTLTPTAPLLTPSPSPPSPTVSAIPSLPPSVTHGKMSFAPGPSFFLTNGNARPPTTPTSPPITPFHTPASRQVPLPRPLGTPTLVQANQSISPVRPRVSQQALLLGRSPCSSRDQMLLRAQMPSSMATDRQTPPTRHLSVPPPTLYTSVRSVPLRPRLHSPNGHRVVPPRHSPAMRPFAAAAAHQALPSRQCTVPATSLSSQSPPTQSTPGQSQLNSGSRPLPLGSSCFDRLPPASRQLQMIALSAGSTSRFSSQTRPAANTHTPPSVQSKCLVLESPPPQLDAQPQRTSDHASPPPTSSIHKANSPLPYPHYQARHIQSKGEVGRQGVREERERVGGEEVKMGEIEEGQSDKERVAGERKVTGEEKGIVEKRAERVGEKEDQRDREKEDQRDREKEDQRDREKEDQRDREKEDQRDRERVGEKGLLTRKEKGEAGGEEEWMERGKQYERLREMTGIEEEGGERMKIEGEEQRERMEVEEEEPGQKDAMKGEKEVGTTIDQDTPIDPHPNADPATQNHIHFNALSHTPHNPTSQNDTPPPSGSPIDLQRPTDCPIERPPDLPHKDQEDLCENMSTQSDNHSVLSSLSSQSPPASPCLTPPSDFPPPLLPVSPSHSETLSLSQSRSETLSLSEREPWTQRVWPEGGRRVLTHLVEGFVIHEGLQAFPVNRSSLLLGGQEGVSQNGNTEGAELLPLTDTPEPPEHFSESERVGVATDDPLTGTRERQRGVLQCESCGKRGHAHSFHRSKRYCSTSCARRLNVGMSKRLRALSAGSQPEGRRSEINKEESVPGKPLLLRLPREIWSAHRRDYEGEEGHAVPITTRLERRAARRARRASEPAMTPSNPTVTSTEPTPAQWSVAQVWDFIHTLPGCVEVAEAFRVQEIDGQALLLLTEDHLMTSMNIKLGPALKICAHINTLRHT encoded by the exons atggagacagaccCTGCCTTGGAGACATGCACTGAGAGCAAagcagagacagggggagaggaaacACGAGAGGGACCCATCACGAGGCCCAGCCCCCTGTCCCCCAATAGGTCTACAGCTGCTCACACTCCTACAGCACTCACCTCTACTCCCCCTCAGCTTACTTCCTCCTGCCCTCCTAAACTCACCCCCGCCCCCAATCCCTCTACTAGTACACTCACCCTCACCCCTACGTTCACACCCTTTTCCTCCTCTACACCCACCCCCAATCCACCTAAACTGACCCCCACCCCCTCATCCCCCCCTACACTCACCTGTAAAACACTCCCTACCCTTACCTCTACAGTACTCAACCCCACCCCAACATTTACACCTACTCCTCCCTCACTTACTCCCAACCCCCTCACCTCTAAAATACTCACCCCCAGACTTACTCTCCCCACACTCACACCCACTCTACCTACACTCAAGCATTCCTTGTCTCCCTCGCCTACTAAACTCACTCACAAACCTgctcctctccccctcactccccccaccctcacccctactgcccctctactcaccccctctccctcacctccctcccccACTGTATCTGCGATCCCTTCTCTGCCCCCCTCTGTAACTCATGGCAAAATGTCCTTTGCTCCTGGGCCTTCCTTCTTCCTGACCAATGGGAATGCAAGGCCACCCACCACGCCCACCTCTCCACCAATCACGCCTTTCCATACCCCAGCCAGCAGACAG GTCCCTCTTCCTCGCCCCCTGGGTACGCCCACTCTGGTGCAAGCAAATCAGAGCATCTCGCCTGTTAGACCGAGGGTATCCCAGCAGGCCTTGCTCCTGGGTCGGAGTCCTTGTTCGAGCCGAGACCAGATGCTGCTCAGGGCCCAGATG CCCAGTTCcatggcaacagacagacagaccccacCTACCCGGCACCTCTCAGTCCCGCCTCCAA CTCTCTACACTTCTGTGCGGTCTGTCCCTCTGAGACCCAGACTTCATTCTCCAAACGGCCACAGAGTGGTGCCCCCGAGACACAGCCCCGCCATGCGACcatttgctgctgctgctgcccatcAGGCCCTACCCAGCAGACAGTGTACAGTTCCAGCCACCAGTCTGTCATCTCAAAGCCCGCCCACACAGTCCACCCCTGGCCAATCGCAGCTCAACTCAGGCTCTAGGCCCCTTCCCTTGGGTTCTTCCTGTTTTGATCGGTTACCGCCGGCATCAAGGCAGCTGCAAATGATTGCCCTCTCCGCTGGCTCCACCAGCCGCTTCAGCAGCCAAACACGGCCTGCggccaacacacacaccccaccttcTGTCCAATCAAAGTGTCTGGTTCTTGAGTCCCCACCTCCTCAGCTCGATGCCCAACCACAGAGGACTTCTGACCACgcctctccccctcccacctcctccatccACAAAGCCAACTCACCCCTACCATACCCCCATTATCAGGCCAGACACATTCAGTCAAAAGGAGAAGTGGGTAGACAGGGggtaagggaggagagagagcgggtGGGGGGAGAGGAAGTAAAGATGGGGGAAATTGAAGAGGGGCAGAGCGATAAAGAGAGGGTGGCAGGAGAGAGAAAGGTAACAGGAGAGGAAAAAGGGATTGTTGAGAAGAGAgcggagagggtgggagagaaggaggaccagagagatagagagaaggaggaccagagagatagagagaaggaggaccagagagatagagagaaggaggaccagagagatagagagaaggaggaccagagagatagagagcgggtGGGAGAGAAGGGATTGCTGAcaagaaaggagaaaggagaggctggaggagaggaagaatggatggagagaggtaaACAAtatgagagactgagagagatgacaggaatagaggaggaggggggggaaaggatgaagatagagggagaggagcagagagaaaggatggaggtagaggaggaggagccgGGACAGAAAGATGCGatgaaaggagagaaggaggtggGGACTACCATTGACCAGGACACTCCGATAGACCCTCACCCCAATGCAGACCCGGCTACTCAGAATCACATACACTTCAAtgccctctcacacacacctcataacccCACCAGTCAGaacgacaccccccccccctcaggttCCCCCATAGACCTCCAGCGACCAACGGACTGTCCCATAGAGCGACCCCCAGACCTACCCCACAAGGACCAAGAGGACCTCTGTGAGAACATGTCCACTCAGTCTGACAACCACTCAG tcttgtccagtctctcctctcagtctcccCCTGCCTCACCCTGCCTCACCCCTCCATCTgacttccctcctcctctcctgcctgtTAGCCCCTCCCACTCAGAGACCCTCAGCCTATCACAGAGCCGCTCTGAGACCCTTAGCCTATCAGAGCGCGAGCCTTGGACACAGAGGGTGTGGCCAGAGGGCGGGAGGCGTGTCTTAACTCACCTGGTGGAGGGCTTCGTCATACACGAGGGGCTGCAGGCGTTcccg GTGAACCGCTCATCTCTGTTGTTGGGAGGGCAGGAGGGTGTCTCCCAGAATGGGAACACAGAGGGGGCGGAGTTATTACCATTGACAGACACACCAGAGCCACCGGAACATTTCAGCGAATCAGAACGAGTGGGTGTGGCCACAGATGACCCGCTGACAG gtaccagagagagacagaggggggtgtTACAGTGTGAGTCTTGTGGGAAGAGAGGCCATGCCCACTCCTTCCACCGCTCCAAAAGATACTGCTCCACTTCCTGTGCCCGCAG gcTTAATGTAGGGATGTCTAAACGTCTGCGTGCTCTGAGTGCAGGCAGCCAGCCAGAGGGGCGGCGCTCTGAGATAAACAAGGAGGAGTCTGTTCCTGGCAAGCCCCTCTTACTGCGACTG CCACGCGAAATATGGAGCGCCCATCGCCGTGACTACGAAGGGGAAGAAGGGCATGCTGTTCCCATAACGACCAGGCTGGAGCGCAGAGCGGCACGGAGGGCAAGGAGGGCATCAGAGCCAGCGATGACCCCTAGTAACCCCACCGTGACCTCTACTGAACCCACACCTGCACAGTGGAGTGTAGCGCAAGTCTGGGACTTTATacacacactgccag GTTGTGTGGAGGTTGCAGAGGCGTTCCGTGTTCAGGAGATAGACGGCCAGGCCCTGCTGCTGCTCACTGAGGACCACCTGATGACCAGCATGAACATCAAACTGGGACCAGCGCTCAAGATCTGTGCCCACAtcaacacactcagacacacgtag
- the LOC139583520 gene encoding polyhomeotic-like protein 3 isoform X1, with product METDPALETCTESKAETGGEETREGPITRPSPLSPNRSTAAHTPTALTSTPPQLTSSCPPKLTPAPNPSTSTLTLTPTFTPFSSSTPTPNPPKLTPTPSSPPTLTCKTLPTLTSTVLNPTPTFTPTPPSLTPNPLTSKILTPRLTLPTLTPTLPTLKHSLSPSPTKLTHKPAPLPLTPPTLTPTAPLLTPSPSPPSPTVSAIPSLPPSVTHGKMSFAPGPSFFLTNGNARPPTTPTSPPITPFHTPASRQVPLPRPLGTPTLVQANQSISPVRPRVSQQALLLGRSPCSSRDQMLLRAQMLIFTSTLRPVSSSSSHPASAQLQSLTLRPSAPGTLTIPPSLRLKPPSSSLSPISRPLTPLFPPLRPRPQPSSMATDRQTPPTRHLSVPPPTLYTSVRSVPLRPRLHSPNGHRVVPPRHSPAMRPFAAAAAHQALPSRQCTVPATSLSSQSPPTQSTPGQSQLNSGSRPLPLGSSCFDRLPPASRQLQMIALSAGSTSRFSSQTRPAANTHTPPSVQSKCLVLESPPPQLDAQPQRTSDHASPPPTSSIHKANSPLPYPHYQARHIQSKGEVGRQGVREERERVGGEEVKMGEIEEGQSDKERVAGERKVTGEEKGIVEKRAERVGEKEDQRDREKEDQRDREKEDQRDREKEDQRDREKEDQRDRERVGEKGLLTRKEKGEAGGEEEWMERGKQYERLREMTGIEEEGGERMKIEGEEQRERMEVEEEEPGQKDAMKGEKEVGTTIDQDTPIDPHPNADPATQNHIHFNALSHTPHNPTSQNDTPPPSGSPIDLQRPTDCPIERPPDLPHKDQEDLCENMSTQSDNHSVLSSLSSQSPPASPCLTPPSDFPPPLLPVSPSHSETLSLSQSRSETLSLSEREPWTQRVWPEGGRRVLTHLVEGFVIHEGLQAFPVNRSSLLLGGQEGVSQNGNTEGAELLPLTDTPEPPEHFSESERVGVATDDPLTGTRERQRGVLQCESCGKRGHAHSFHRSKRYCSTSCARRLNVGMSKRLRALSAGSQPEGRRSEINKEESVPGKPLLLRLPREIWSAHRRDYEGEEGHAVPITTRLERRAARRARRASEPAMTPSNPTVTSTEPTPAQWSVAQVWDFIHTLPGCVEVAEAFRVQEIDGQALLLLTEDHLMTSMNIKLGPALKICAHINTLRHT from the exons atggagacagaccCTGCCTTGGAGACATGCACTGAGAGCAAagcagagacagggggagaggaaacACGAGAGGGACCCATCACGAGGCCCAGCCCCCTGTCCCCCAATAGGTCTACAGCTGCTCACACTCCTACAGCACTCACCTCTACTCCCCCTCAGCTTACTTCCTCCTGCCCTCCTAAACTCACCCCCGCCCCCAATCCCTCTACTAGTACACTCACCCTCACCCCTACGTTCACACCCTTTTCCTCCTCTACACCCACCCCCAATCCACCTAAACTGACCCCCACCCCCTCATCCCCCCCTACACTCACCTGTAAAACACTCCCTACCCTTACCTCTACAGTACTCAACCCCACCCCAACATTTACACCTACTCCTCCCTCACTTACTCCCAACCCCCTCACCTCTAAAATACTCACCCCCAGACTTACTCTCCCCACACTCACACCCACTCTACCTACACTCAAGCATTCCTTGTCTCCCTCGCCTACTAAACTCACTCACAAACCTgctcctctccccctcactccccccaccctcacccctactgcccctctactcaccccctctccctcacctccctcccccACTGTATCTGCGATCCCTTCTCTGCCCCCCTCTGTAACTCATGGCAAAATGTCCTTTGCTCCTGGGCCTTCCTTCTTCCTGACCAATGGGAATGCAAGGCCACCCACCACGCCCACCTCTCCACCAATCACGCCTTTCCATACCCCAGCCAGCAGACAG GTCCCTCTTCCTCGCCCCCTGGGTACGCCCACTCTGGTGCAAGCAAATCAGAGCATCTCGCCTGTTAGACCGAGGGTATCCCAGCAGGCCTTGCTCCTGGGTCGGAGTCCTTGTTCGAGCCGAGACCAGATGCTGCTCAGGGCCCAGATG CTGATTTTCACCTCTACGTTACGgcctgtctcttcctcttcctctcaccctgcctCCGCTCAG CTCCAGAGTCTAACCCTGCGCCCCTCTGCTCCCGGCACTCTCACAATCCCCCCCTCTTTACGTCTcaaacctccctcctcctccctctctcctatctctcgtCCCCTTACACCCCTTTTCCCCCCTCTTCGGCCGCGCCCCCAGCCCAGTTCcatggcaacagacagacagaccccacCTACCCGGCACCTCTCAGTCCCGCCTCCAA CTCTCTACACTTCTGTGCGGTCTGTCCCTCTGAGACCCAGACTTCATTCTCCAAACGGCCACAGAGTGGTGCCCCCGAGACACAGCCCCGCCATGCGACcatttgctgctgctgctgcccatcAGGCCCTACCCAGCAGACAGTGTACAGTTCCAGCCACCAGTCTGTCATCTCAAAGCCCGCCCACACAGTCCACCCCTGGCCAATCGCAGCTCAACTCAGGCTCTAGGCCCCTTCCCTTGGGTTCTTCCTGTTTTGATCGGTTACCGCCGGCATCAAGGCAGCTGCAAATGATTGCCCTCTCCGCTGGCTCCACCAGCCGCTTCAGCAGCCAAACACGGCCTGCggccaacacacacaccccaccttcTGTCCAATCAAAGTGTCTGGTTCTTGAGTCCCCACCTCCTCAGCTCGATGCCCAACCACAGAGGACTTCTGACCACgcctctccccctcccacctcctccatccACAAAGCCAACTCACCCCTACCATACCCCCATTATCAGGCCAGACACATTCAGTCAAAAGGAGAAGTGGGTAGACAGGGggtaagggaggagagagagcgggtGGGGGGAGAGGAAGTAAAGATGGGGGAAATTGAAGAGGGGCAGAGCGATAAAGAGAGGGTGGCAGGAGAGAGAAAGGTAACAGGAGAGGAAAAAGGGATTGTTGAGAAGAGAgcggagagggtgggagagaaggaggaccagagagatagagagaaggaggaccagagagatagagagaaggaggaccagagagatagagagaaggaggaccagagagatagagagaaggaggaccagagagatagagagcgggtGGGAGAGAAGGGATTGCTGAcaagaaaggagaaaggagaggctggaggagaggaagaatggatggagagaggtaaACAAtatgagagactgagagagatgacaggaatagaggaggaggggggggaaaggatgaagatagagggagaggagcagagagaaaggatggaggtagaggaggaggagccgGGACAGAAAGATGCGatgaaaggagagaaggaggtggGGACTACCATTGACCAGGACACTCCGATAGACCCTCACCCCAATGCAGACCCGGCTACTCAGAATCACATACACTTCAAtgccctctcacacacacctcataacccCACCAGTCAGaacgacaccccccccccctcaggttCCCCCATAGACCTCCAGCGACCAACGGACTGTCCCATAGAGCGACCCCCAGACCTACCCCACAAGGACCAAGAGGACCTCTGTGAGAACATGTCCACTCAGTCTGACAACCACTCAG tcttgtccagtctctcctctcagtctcccCCTGCCTCACCCTGCCTCACCCCTCCATCTgacttccctcctcctctcctgcctgtTAGCCCCTCCCACTCAGAGACCCTCAGCCTATCACAGAGCCGCTCTGAGACCCTTAGCCTATCAGAGCGCGAGCCTTGGACACAGAGGGTGTGGCCAGAGGGCGGGAGGCGTGTCTTAACTCACCTGGTGGAGGGCTTCGTCATACACGAGGGGCTGCAGGCGTTcccg GTGAACCGCTCATCTCTGTTGTTGGGAGGGCAGGAGGGTGTCTCCCAGAATGGGAACACAGAGGGGGCGGAGTTATTACCATTGACAGACACACCAGAGCCACCGGAACATTTCAGCGAATCAGAACGAGTGGGTGTGGCCACAGATGACCCGCTGACAG gtaccagagagagacagaggggggtgtTACAGTGTGAGTCTTGTGGGAAGAGAGGCCATGCCCACTCCTTCCACCGCTCCAAAAGATACTGCTCCACTTCCTGTGCCCGCAG gcTTAATGTAGGGATGTCTAAACGTCTGCGTGCTCTGAGTGCAGGCAGCCAGCCAGAGGGGCGGCGCTCTGAGATAAACAAGGAGGAGTCTGTTCCTGGCAAGCCCCTCTTACTGCGACTG CCACGCGAAATATGGAGCGCCCATCGCCGTGACTACGAAGGGGAAGAAGGGCATGCTGTTCCCATAACGACCAGGCTGGAGCGCAGAGCGGCACGGAGGGCAAGGAGGGCATCAGAGCCAGCGATGACCCCTAGTAACCCCACCGTGACCTCTACTGAACCCACACCTGCACAGTGGAGTGTAGCGCAAGTCTGGGACTTTATacacacactgccag GTTGTGTGGAGGTTGCAGAGGCGTTCCGTGTTCAGGAGATAGACGGCCAGGCCCTGCTGCTGCTCACTGAGGACCACCTGATGACCAGCATGAACATCAAACTGGGACCAGCGCTCAAGATCTGTGCCCACAtcaacacactcagacacacgtag